A stretch of DNA from Carya illinoinensis cultivar Pawnee chromosome 12, C.illinoinensisPawnee_v1, whole genome shotgun sequence:
taatgtaaatataatgtattatataaaactatgttagtttgtaaatttatttttgtaagacGTCTTTATGATTGTAGTAATTCTCTAAATATAATCCCAAATGCTTGACAATCAAtcaaaggaaatgaaattatGTGCTCCATCATGAAATCGTAGAAAATGTTGTTACGCATCGACCAAGAGACACTAGTAGAGCAGATTGTTGCCTTTATCTAAgggaaatattttaactataaaaagatgttataaaagtaaatttataaactaatgtgTGATATAtcacattataaaattattttaattataacataaattttaGATATCGTAAGAAAtttcatcaatttataaatttatttttataaaatttatttgtaaattaattGTAATTATAACACTTGCCTTATTATAAAGTTATGGAAATGAAGTCCAGCATGAACTTCGAGCATGAACTGATGTGTTAATTGTACTGTAACTTCGTTTGaaatcttgaaaaaatatttcaatttttttcaagtacCCTCCCTTTTGTCTCTTTCACCCGCATTTCAGACATcacttttcatcccaaaatctcAGTTTTTCCGTCACCCTCTCTCAGATCAAACCTTCATGTGTGTCGAACTCTGTCAGTGGGTCACAGTACTCCGCCATTTTTCTATCTTCGTCCAAAGCTAGGTCAAGCATATTTTTTTGTCGTTGTCACCATCTCCGTCATGACACCTCTGATTTGAAGTTGATTTCTCTAGATTTCTGTATGCATAGGGCTTGATCATGTCCAAATTAACATGGTCTTCTATCGACGCCTCTACCACTCTCCATGATCAACATCTAATCATGACAGTTTTCCGGCCCCTCTGTGAACTGGTTAAGGTACAGCCTGAGCCTATATCTAGagtttttgaataattttataaaatcttttaattaataaatcttTATTCTCTTGTAGTCTTGGGCAAAAACCTAGGAGACTTGAGGAGTTTGCAAATCTAGGGTTTCTATTATCCCATTTATTCCATCTAGTCAGTGGCGGATTTACGTCGAGTTTGAAGGGGCTGGGCACATATATGgcctttcaatattttttttcaaaatctaaaatagtctctaaattttatttataaattcatgtatataaaaattatcccccacaaaaaaatttataatttctttaattccatatgctttttaaaattttttaaaatttcaatatacatataaatgtctctctctaattttttccTATAACCcctaaattttgtataatttctatatattatctatttttaaggaTGTGACTCTACTAAAATTCAATTAAAGCTAAGATTAGGATAACAATAAACTATTAACATTGATCtccaaaattttttatcatataatattaagTTTCTTAATATAGAATCCAAAGTGAGAACATAAGAAAAACCATTTGAGattgattatttataaaaaaaataatgaagatgATTTATCCCCTAAACTTCATTGagtaaggaaaattttatttaaggtctcAATTGTAGTATCCTATAGTACTTAATGTGACAAcaaaatagatatattttacatgaaatttgataaactagtttaaatattagaataaaatatgacattttaaaatatcacttgatagtttttatgaagaaaatcatttctaaatacttgatatttacaaaaataataatggatgaatattattctaagaaatattttcttaaaaaatctgaaatagacattaagttgtgtttttaaaattttatttctatattatttGGCAAATTATCTAgctttaattttatatacagttatgtTTTATGAccttgtaatatttttcattttacataaatatcttATGCTGTAGAAAAGTTGCTCCCAAGAAAAATTTCTGGTTCCGCCACTACTTCTAGTCCTCATTGTAATTTGTACATCTGAATTGTTGCTTCGGATGTTGTTTCGTATGTTAATTTGGGTGTACTTTTATATAGAtaattgaataattttatttgaaaactttTATATCAGACCCATatgtgatataatttaatttaaaaaaataaattttaaaatttgaatattacaaaGGAAATCATGTTATGTAAATAATATTTGGTGTAAATTTCTCCTAATAGCTTAGACAATTATACGTTCACGTTGGAAGCTCAAGTTACGCTTAATTTCTAAATCCAGGTGGAGGGTTGTAATGAAGTTGACGAAACTGCCTTGGATAGTTGCTATTGTAATTGTTTGTTTTCCTTGAGGGCCTATCCTAATATGTAAATTCACAGCTGTAATTGTTGGCTTCTTGTAATATTCTGTGTAGATCATTGTACTTTATTATCATTGAAGGATTAGCTTCATTGTAAAACTTGATTTATTAATGTGCGTGTGATGAAATGGCACCGTCTTCTTAATTAGTAGAGGTGTAACTGGTCTGATCCGGTCTAGTTTTGAACAAAAGTTAGGAGAGAACTAGTATGtactagttttatatttttcaaaattgattaCGCACCGGTTGTCTTTCTAAACCGCTACTCTGATTTTACCAGTTTTCAATCCGATTTGGtacaatttttcaattttaatgtagtatataatactataatgataatatattgtagtatattataatatatattgatataatatcagtataactattaatacaataaactataatgatataagattttaaaatttaatattatattgattagtaatttatcatataatacaaaactattttatatataattacatattacatataaaaattatataaaatagaaaaaattaaaatatatatatgaaccggtctggttcgattttagaaaaagaaaaatcgaaacaGGATCGATTTTGaccaattttaagaaaaataaaacctgtACCAGACCGAACCAAATTCGGGACTAGACCGAACCCGTACCGTCTAATCTGGTTTACCAATTcaccaattttttttacacctctATTAATTaggcaaaaaaaatttaatgccATTTAAGTTTGTGAGCTAGTTGTGCTGAATTTATAAGCTAGTCATTTTTTAGGAAGTAATGTTAGGTATTAACGTCCAACAAACAAATTCTATACAAActatttgtaaaaaagtgggtcactagctgaatttcttaattccCTATCATAAATGACTATGGACAACCTTAATGAAGAACAATCAAATTTGTGAGCTATACTCTTTCACGACCACCCatgattttattgttgaaaTTCGATTGTACTTTTAACACAAAAGGAATGGTTAGTTTATTAGCCAATTTTAAGGTATGAATTACTTTACGTctctatgtttttatttaaaaattttaaaactaaataaaaacttGAAAGAATATTTGATATGAAGGCGTGGGCTATGTAATTTATAAAGAGACCCGGCCCATTGATTTGTATAGACCTTAATTAGCTTAATCTAAACCAAGAGTGTACTCCTATAATAATGGCATTGGCGGGTAGTTTTGGTGAATGAGacgagaattttttattttagataaaaatttaaaatattattttttaatattattattattttaaaatttaaaaaaaattaattatttattatatttaatataaaattttaaaaaatttataataataaaatgaggaTTTTATATCTGATCGCATGCTTCAAGCCCGGCCTTAGTCAAACAAATCTGGTTTGGTAGGCTCATGTGTTGTGTATTTTTGGATCTGCCTAGATAACCTTGAAAAGTCGCAAAGCTTGGTCATCTGTGGGCGGCATGCATACATCATACATGCGACCCCTCTGCATACCAAACCGGCCGAAGATAGTCCGTCCGGCGTCGATTGCCGATGCAGGTCCAGTCCGTTTTGACATAATTATCCTACTTATTATTGACATAATTATTCTGTTGTTAAGTTAGTATGTAATTTAcagaatttaaagaaaaaatctacacaacttTTTACTATTCACACAACTTTCGtacatcacatttttttttatttttaatttttttttcttttctcaaatatttaatatatgaataatgaatagaagaattgaattaatttaagaaaaataaactcaaaaaaattaaaaatattaaaaatttgaaaatttaaaaaaaaaaatggtatgtaGAGGTTTGGAGGTTGTATAGCATTGCACGAATTTAaatggtaagatttgatttataaacttcaaattttaaaatttctatttaaaatcaaattatgtcatgtaagCATTCTACTAGATGTGTTATTCACACctacttataaatataatttttcttattgatTTGTACAAGGCATTTGGAGTTttggataaaagaaaatataaagatcTGACTATTATACATtaacttttacataaatatctaataaaatattaattttaatttttttttaaaacttgatgtgcttaattttttttataaaaaaaatatatatattattttattttattaacaagTTGTGAAATAGTTATGAATTGATTGTGAGTGTATAACTTCTTATAATTTTagattaataaattaatgacaATAATTTCACTTTATCCCTTTTAACTGGAAATGGAGCTAACATAATGATGTTCTCACTCATCCTTTATACTCCCTTTTGGTTATGCCTAAAGAGGTTTCAGACTTCAAGCTCATATCAATTGGTATGGAATATAGATGAAAGTCCTCAAGACTGTCGCGCGAGGGTGTTGGCTAGCTTGGTGCATGATAAGAGGCGGACTCACATGTGGTTTGGTGGATGGGATATCATGATTTTTTCAAGTAGCATGGAACCATGCTAAAAAGATAAGACTTACGCGAATTATTATATATTGGCTCAAGTCCATCTTTAGAAATTGCATTCAGTTTGAATTCACTAGATGTTAAAAATTCTTCTCTAATGATCAAAAAAAGTTTTCATCGTCTGAATTTATCTTGAAGAGAATACCAAGGCTTCTGTTTTTTCACAGCCATGGTCATTATCAATTATTAAATACAACAAGTAGAGAAAAATGGAAGAAGCCAATCTAATAGGATTACCCTCTTCGTCAGGATCTTATGCAATATTAGTGGAAATAATAATGGCATGAAGCTAAGGATGAATAATTATTGGAAGAGCTGACAAACGTCAGAGGGGAAGCTGAAACCATATCACCTAGTGCAGAACGTAGAGGATAGTCACGAGGTCTAAGACAGAGAAGTGTTGATTATTCTGTGAAGTTTTTCATGTTGGGTCCAAAGACATATTTAATTAGCGACTCCTTGATAGATAGCAACTCGGGGAACTCTGTTTTCAACTTCGTTGCATCCAACTCGGTGTTGCTTCGAGCAGATGCGAGGACCTTGGCCTGTTCTTCAAGTGTGAAGTTTGCCCACTTGAATTCAGGGTTAATGTATCGCTTGTACATCTCGAGAACATCATTGTGGCTCAATACCCCGGGGTTTGTGAAGTTCCATATACCCTTCAAATTTCGCTTTGCCATCTCAATTGAAATGGGTAGAAGCTCATCCAAGACAGTCATGCTATTTAGGATGTTAACCACTTTGCTATAACGAGAAATCTTAATTATGAAGTTGCTCGGATGTTTTAGGTCAGATGATATTGCCATCCGACCTCTTAAAATGCAGACATTGTCATATTCTTTCAACAACTCTTCAGCCTggttaaaaaacaaaatgaactTATTAGGGCaaacacataatctcaaaaaaGATACAGAAATAGACAATGATTCTTAATAAATTACCATGGCCCTGGTTTTGGAAAAGAAAGAACCGGCGAAATTGGGTTTGTCATTCTCTGTAAATCCAATGCCAGATCCTTCAGGATGTGCAGCATCATACTCGTATATACACCCTGAAGAAAAATGCATCATCAAGAGTCCATGCTCTCTGCAAACTTCCGCTAAGGTTAAGGCTCCAGCAACATTCGTGCGAATTGTTTCTGCCTTGTGAGACTCGCACCAATCTGCATTAGGTTTACCAGTCAGACCAGCAGCATTAAAAACGTGGGTTGGCTTAACATTACGAATATCTGCCAAAAGTGATGACCGATCCTCTAGACGCCCTCTTCCGTATTCAAATGGAATTCCTTGTTTTTCACATAACTTTCCTAGCTGACCTCCAAGCCAACCAGTTCTACCGTAGATCAAGAACTTCAAGGAATGTTTTTTAGGAAAGCCACTTCGTTTGGAAGATGGATCCCGCAACAAGGTATTACTTGAGACATCATGAGATGCAAACTTGCCATCTTCTGGACCATTTAATTGTCCCCGATCTGTCTGACCAGGCATCATCAGCATTCTTGGATGAGGTAGCAGTGCTCCGGAAACGTCACCCCACCAATCAGGATTGTTGACGTACCATTCCATGGTCTTCTTCAGCCCTTCTTCCCAAGTAGTCCGCGCAGACCATCCCAATTTACGTAGCTTCAGATCATCTAGAAAGTACCTTTGGTCGTTAAATGGTCTGTTCTCAACAAACTTGATGTTTGTCGCTGGGTCCTTTGAGAAAAGTTTGCATATATCTTTGGCCACATCAGTAACTCTCATTTCCTCCGTTGTCCCAATATTGTAAACATGACCTACCTCTCCCTTATGAAGAATGACTTCAAAAGCCTCAGCAACATCCTCGCAATATAAATAACTCCTTACATGAGACCCATCGCCGTGAATTGGAAGATGCTTCCCTTGCATAGCCAAGAGGATGAACTTTGGTATTAATTTCTCAGGAAACTGGTTGGGCCCATAAACATTATTCCCACGTGTCGTTATCACAGGTAACCCATATGATCTATGATATGCCATAATAAGCATTTCTGCTCCAGCTTTTGATGCAGAGTATGGATTTGTTGGGAGGAGTTGAGAGGCCTCGTGGTTTCCGACAATAGCATCTCCATCTGTCTCCCCATAGACCTCGTCCGTGCTGACATGGATGAACCTCTTGATCTTGCCAGTGGCCTTGCAGGCTTCTAAAAGGACATGGGTACCCGCGATATTGCTTTTGGTAAACTTAATGCTGTTACCAAACGAGTTGTCAACATGGGTCTGGGCTGCAAAGTGCATTATGGTGTCAATAGATTCGGCGACGAGGAGGTAGTTGACAAGGTCAGCACTGGCAATGTCCCCCTTGACAAACTTCATATTGGGAGATGATTTAGAGGGAAGAAGGTTTTTAATATTTGAGCAGTAATCAAGCTTATCAAGCACGATGATTTTGTAGTCAGAGTAGTTACGAATGAGTCGGTTGACAACATGGGATGCAATGAAACCAGCAGCCCCAGTAACGAGGATGTTCTTTGGGGTATAATTGGCCATCTCAAAGACTCAAACCAGCACTGCCTaccaaaaaaaaacattacaactAAGTACTTTACCatgatttgattaaatttttagcaaaaagaaagaaagaaagaaagaaaaaggcgCAAGGCAGATACATAGAAACATATAATTCccacaatgaataaaaaatcacccattttaaagaaataaaataaaatagaaggaAGATCTCATCTCACAGTAAGGATACTCCCAGTCTTCATTTGGTTGCTTACAAACTGAAGGTAAAGAGCAGTATACATCTTGTACAATTACTTAGTCGAAAAAATTGGTTCTTGCTAGCTTTTTAGAATTTACTAAACTGCAAAAGATATAagcttcaaattttcttttgcttCCGCTTTTTCCATGCAACCAAACATacccaaatcaaaataaaatgccGAGAACAAATCAAGCTAGAATCAAAATTAATCAGTTTCCATGTATATATACTCACATACCCATATGTAGTTAAACTAAGAATTAATCCCACTGCTAAAAACGCAAATACATCTTATACCTACCACCATATCCCAATAAAACTCCCATATATAggggacacacacacacacaagcacCCAAATCATAGTAAGAAAATTATGTATGTTATTAAATAAAAGCAAACgctataattaatataacaagTGATGATTCTACTACCTGTTGGGATTGTTCCACATCGGTGGTGGAAGGGGAAGGTGGTCAATTTATAAATGTGAGAAAAAGTCTCACCTCTTGAACTAGTTTTTAAAGTTTAGAGATGCCCAAAACCACCCAATAGTGCCATCTACATTATTGATATTGGAATATTTGACTTGCAagaataatttttaagtttctcttataaatcaaaatcataTGATCATGTCATATATCACAGAATAAGATGTATCCTCCGCTTTAATTTGCAATTAGAAATAATCATGCTTAAGAAACTAGCACTTCCTGCTATAAACAATGACATGAAACACGCAGTTTGAGagaggggaaaaaagaaaaaaaaaaaaaaaaaaaaagcatccaATTGACTTACCAGTGAGGAAAGCAAAAGAACGAGAGAAATAGAGTGTGTTACGGAGAGACAGAGCTCGAAGATATATATGGTACTGGTAGAGAAGTTCGCGGAGGCCCATATATATACCCAAATCTACATCAGCGAGACAGTTAAGGGGGAGTCCTAGAAGTTGTTGAACGGACGAAAATGCTCTCCACTGGACCATAGCCTCATCAGTCATCACATTACGGGGACTACACGCCATGTGGCTGTCCCCCCACAACCCCCCGCCCCCCCGGcgcatatgttacatgtattcCCAAATCTACATAAGCGGGACAGTTAAGGGGTAGTCCTAGAAGGAGCAGAACTGGCGAAAATGCCCTCCCCTGGACCATAGCCTCATCAGTCATCACATTACGGGGATCACAAACTGCGTGGCTcccctttttttcatttttgttggcGGAAGTTaggtgttattattattatagttaaaaattagtaaataaatatttttatatgacaagcaatatatataaatagaagcatgttactcatcatctcacacaacatattttatatattttaaaattattttttattttattttattcttatcaaattaattaaattgttctacttatcatccatacactacatacttattatataaaaaattaaaataagtattatGTATAGGGATAATAAGTACaattattcatataaatataatccCAAATGCTTGTCAAAATGAGATAATCCCTCCATCTTGAAATCGTCGAAAATGTTGTTTCACATCGATCAAGAGACGCTAGTTGAGGAAGTGAGTAGTTTATGTTacgagaaaaagaaatattttagttacaaagtaattttatagagtaaatttaaaaattaatcatgcagtttattatattataaaattatttttattataaactagattttagatattatttgaagttatattaatttataaatttatttttgtcaaatcTCTTTTGTAAATTTATCACTCCTCTTATTATAAAGTCATAACATGGAGTCTAGCATGAACTCCGTTCATGAATTGATGTGTTTAATTATGCTGTAACTTCGTTTgcaatttttgaaaattgatcTTTTAATTCATAAATCATTATTCTGTTATAGCTTGAGCAAAAATCCAGGTGTCTTGAAGCATCTAGGCATTCTATCATCCCATTAACTCCTCGATATAGAAATgataaaacaataattatattcctttacaatttttatacaatttttaaataaaatatatattttttgaaatatttattttaattttgatttgatgtatttgattttttgtttaaaaaaataatattttattgataaattggAAATAAAATGTAGTTGGGTTGTGACTCGATGGTTGCTCTTATTCCTCCAAGTCCTCGTGATCGCTCATGAATTGAATGTTGATTTGGGACCTTGGGTAGGTGTTGTTTTCCCCATATAGACAATTACCCGTTAacactacaaaaataaaataaaattttacaaccaAAATTGACAGAAACGTACTGGAAGCTCAAGTTGCGTTTTGTTAATCCAAGTTGAGAGTTACAATGAAGTTGACGATTTTGCCACCTTGGAtagttgctatatatatatatattgtaggtTTGTATTTTCCTCGGCGGCCTTATCCTAATATGTAAATTTACAGTTTTAATTGTTGGTTTGTTTTGTTGTTATAGTTTTTTCCTTGTAAGGACTAGCTAGCTTCATTGTAAAACTACTTGATTTTaatgtgcatgcatgtgatTAAACGGCTAGTTGTGCCGAATTAAGTTTGTGAGCTGCAGAGCTAGTTGAGCTACCTACTAATTTTTTCGTTATAAATTAATGAGAGGCACAGACCATGAACTACttactatatgtatataaggttacaaactaattaattagattTGGATAGCCGAATTTCTTTGATGAATTACATTCAAATTTGTGAGCTATCGTACTCTTTTAcgagagagaggggggaggggggcgttgccatagaatttattatttatttattatttttttaattcattctaTTGTCATTTATTAAAGATTATGGCTTTTTATAGGAGCTTAGTTTTGGAATTTCTATAATcccttatttctttttgtataaGATATTTGTCCGTTATAAGCgatgattaattaataaaaatgaaataccgttatcttcttttaaaaaaaaaaaaaagtacaagatttaatgtaacagcccgctagaaattcaattaaggaatttctattgactttaggaacctcgtgaaaactctgtaagtttacacgaatcaactaatcgcataaattttagtctgtcaacatagttagtgttatcactcactatggtgccagaaatgcgattttaattatttgagatagttaaaagtgtcaaaatacattatagtctacaccactaggcttaattgaatatttagaatttttcagtactaagtttattacgtttatttttggagtgaatagtaacctcggtaaatgtactgagcgcagtgttttcaaaatcatagtgtgaaatgtccaaattaagatagcgatattttatttggacacttggcaagatcttaaccacacataatgaatagtattagatacttggcacaaagagaaaccattagatggaattgtgaaggaaatcaagatgtgagatcatgacacctaagcaaaatacacatttggaaaatatcttaagaatagagatttaaaatacacatagaaagattttagccaccttactcttccaagtctactccacatttagaaaatatattgagctgatttttatagatattattggatagaatattttgagataatattttatagatattttgggtaggagaaaaccacactcaactctcaactccagccttatcatctcccttatctcttccataagcatctccagccatcacccacgaacttatcttcatttacacgtttctttaaaagaatatcaaacattctctctcggacagcttttaggagttcttttgcatgcccatttcgaagctgttgtaagtgttttatcataaagtctccttcatataagttgttccttttttagtctagtttacatggatatcttatttgccccatttgaagatcatttggtcagtaaaatattgtataaactatagaaatgtcattctgggagataaactggagaatatgttatagtttggagtttttgaccaagctaatggatagatattggtccgaaatttttatggagtattgttaacatgtatatatgactattggttgaggatttttgcatgattgaaggttttgatgaaatatttgcttagatttagaaacttagaaactggaagaagaaaaacagtttctattttgagaaagtttaactctttggtagtctaaacctattctaatgactttgataattttattggaggatcctaagcatcttatatacatgttatattattattttgaagatatttgatgttagtttcaaagatatgaaattttatgcaaagagatattcagataagccaaagtgtggatgttcttggctaaatttatgttttggttaatttttaaccatgtgatcttgaattagaagcttatatatgttttaggacatctttttaaaccatgtgatggtttggtttgaagatcacatatttataagtcatagatcaaaaggttgatcaaaacaagttggaaacaaaaatcaatagaaatagcatatgagaatttcggccctatggagttttaatagttgtgattagttttaaatttttctaaattgatatttgagttgaggataaaatttacatgaggcatgtaaattttggtgacctttggagttagtatgcaaaatcattaagttatgggtaaaacggtcattttcctacatgtagaaagtaaaatggaaattttactctttaagttagtatttttccatatttcaaattattagtgatttagtactaacttttagaatcactaattacagttcctcgtgatcgcgcttgaggttttataagaaacgcggagatcgaggtaagttagcttttaacttactagcagtctactgtgtatgtgtgctaagtaaaggaactacagtatatgtatatgtgttattatatatgtcatgccatgctaagttatcacgtaattgtctgttatacagaatttattctgtcatcagtttttatctgttacataatatattctgtcatgtattattgtacgttacaagtacgtcatgctaagtatgccatctattacatgtatgtcaagtcatgtaatattcattgttgcaagtatgtcatgttaaatatgttgtttattatatgttatgccatgttacgaaatgtttctctctcaagttggtcatgtatttcaagttatgttaagtcaagtttatgtagaatacatggggccacaacaactgtggagtatgtatttaactacatagtgatgtgtagaatacatggggccacaacaactgtggagtatgtatttacacatagaatacatggggccacaacaactgtggagtatgtatttttcatgttaagtcaagtttatgtagaatacatggggccacaacaactgtggagtatgtatttaactacaattgtgatgcgtaaaatacatggggccacaacaactgtggagtatgtatttttcatgttaagtcaagtttgtgtagaatacatggggccacaacaattgtggtgtatgtatttttaaatgttaagtcaagttgtgtagaatacatggggccacaacaactgtggagtatgtatttaactacaattgtgatgcataaaatacatggggccacaacaactgtggagtatgtatttttcatgttaagtcaagtttgtgtagaatacatggggccacaacaactgtggagtatgtatttttaatgttaagtcaagtttgtgaagaatacatggggccacaacaactgtggagtatgtatttacacgtagaatacattgggccacaacaactgtggaatatgtatttttcatgttaattcaagtttcagagcaagttcatgctaagtcaagtttcagagcaagttcatgctaagtcaagttcacttcatgattcaatttaagctatgtcaattatgctatgttgtacactaa
This window harbors:
- the LOC122289041 gene encoding trifunctional UDP-glucose 4,6-dehydratase/UDP-4-keto-6-deoxy-D-glucose 3,5-epimerase/UDP-4-keto-L-rhamnose-reductase RHM1-like, with amino-acid sequence MANYTPKNILVTGAAGFIASHVVNRLIRNYSDYKIIVLDKLDYCSNIKNLLPSKSSPNMKFVKGDIASADLVNYLLVAESIDTIMHFAAQTHVDNSFGNSIKFTKSNIAGTHVLLEACKATGKIKRFIHVSTDEVYGETDGDAIVGNHEASQLLPTNPYSASKAGAEMLIMAYHRSYGLPVITTRGNNVYGPNQFPEKLIPKFILLAMQGKHLPIHGDGSHVRSYLYCEDVAEAFEVILHKGEVGHVYNIGTTEEMRVTDVAKDICKLFSKDPATNIKFVENRPFNDQRYFLDDLKLRKLGWSARTTWEEGLKKTMEWYVNNPDWWGDVSGALLPHPRMLMMPGQTDRGQLNGPEDGKFASHDVSSNTLLRDPSSKRSGFPKKHSLKFLIYGRTGWLGGQLGKLCEKQGIPFEYGRGRLEDRSSLLADIRNVKPTHVFNAAGLTGKPNADWCESHKAETIRTNVAGALTLAEVCREHGLLMMHFSSGCIYEYDAAHPEGSGIGFTENDKPNFAGSFFSKTRAMAEELLKEYDNVCILRGRMAISSDLKHPSNFIIKISRYSKVVNILNSMTVLDELLPISIEMAKRNLKGIWNFTNPGVLSHNDVLEMYKRYINPEFKWANFTLEEQAKVLASARSNTELDATKLKTEFPELLSIKESLIKYVFGPNMKNFTE